TTAGACAATAGGTTAAATAAAGTGGTTTTGCCAGCACCATTGGGGCCAATTAACCCGGTGATGCTACCTTGCGCCACCTGAATTTCTGCATCATTTACAGCCTTAATACCGCCAAAGCTTTTGCAAAGTCCGCTGGCTAGGAGTAATTGGGGTTGCAAACTTGTTTCCACCCTCTCCCTTGATGGGAGAGGGCTTGGCGGTGAGGGTGCGGAGGGAACGTGTAAGTTATCTTCCAAGGGTCAATTCCTCTTTCTTACCCAACATACCTTGGGGTCGCCACATCATCAGAATAATTAGGATTAAACCTATAATCATTATCCGAAATGCCGCCAAACGGGCGGTATCTAGGGGAATAATTGCGGGAAGTACAAAGCGAGTAATCTCGTAATAAGTGGAAAAAAGAACGGCTCCTATTAAGGTGCCCACGTTATTACCAGCACCGCCTAAAACAACAATAGTCCAAGCGTTGAAGGTAATCAGAGGCTCAAAATTATTGGGGTAAACAGTAGTTAAATACCATGCGTTGAAAGAACCTGCAATACCTGCGATCGCTCCTCCCAACATAAAGGCTTGCAGCTTGTACCAAAAAATATTCTTCCCCAGTGCTTTGGGAATTTGCTCATCTTCGCGGATTGCTTTAAGGACTCGACCCCAAGGCGATCGCACCAACCTCTCCAACAACCAGAACACCAATGCCACCGTCAGCACTGACAGTATCATCAACCCAACGCTATTTGATAGTGGCAGCGGATACCCTTGCACCCCAAAGCTGCCCTTTGTCAGCCACTCCTCATTTTGCGCCACCAGACGCACTAATTCAGAGACGCCGATGGTGACAATGGCGAGGTAATCTTCCCGCAGCCGCAGAGTAGATAAACCAATTAACAACCCTAAAAGTGCCGCTAAAATCGCACCGACAATAGCAGCCAAAATTAGAGGTACGCCCGCCATACTCAACAAGACTGTTGTGTATGCCCCAATAGCCATAAAGGCAACGTGCCCGAAATTAATTAGCCCTGTGAATCCCCACTGCAAATTCAACCCCAGACTAAACAAAGCGTATGTGGCTACAGAAGTTGCCACTAAAACTAGAAAATTCATGTGTATTGCTTAAGGGAGGAAACAATATCTCAAGATAACCGTAGCTGATGGCAGGGCGAGCGATCGCTATCGGATTGTACCGCAGCGTGGGAATATGCCAGTATCGAATTTCAAACCCTGATAGGGATTACTACATACCCACCCACGCCCCAAGCTAGTCAAACTTTGAGCTGATATTTGAGGTATAGTACCATGTCGCCTCCATCGTTGTACTGTATTCAAATGAATTCAAATGAGAACCGCTATAACCTCTAATATCAAGTTGCTTATTATTTGGGCAATCAAGCGATCGCCTCTTTGCTGTCCCACATTTAATTTGCCTATACGCACTGGCTAAAAGTCTTCAAGCGCATAGCTTTTCTTTCTTTTGCCGGAGAGCCTTTAGAGCGTTGGCTGCGGCTGAGACGCTTGGCGTTTTTGACTTACTTAGCTTCACCATCAACGTTATTCGGTCGGTTAATCAACCGGACACAATATGCAGACCTACCCTGGAGCAACATCTTGGCTATAAATTTTCTCAGAGGTCGATTAAACCGCTTAAGTGCTAACTTACCTAATCTCATTGAGGAACTGTCTGATGAGAACTTGCAATCTGCCTGGAAAGTTCTGCAACCGCTTTATTATGACCTATATATGCTCAGAGCCATACAAGAGTCGAAACAAATTGTGCAACCAGGGGAGACATTGACCCGCGAAGAAGCTTTACGCTTGTTACACTTTCCCTAAGTCTGGCGCGATGCGCTATTGCGCTTAGGCTTGCTTAGGCGAGCGAGCGTTACTCGGAGAGCTATCCCCTGCGATGGGGGTCTATATTTGCCATTTGGAGCTTTTGGCTGCGAAAGTGAAACTAGAAGTGCGCTATGCCCGGTCTTTTCTGCGCGACCTCAAGAGCTTGGAGTACGCGGCTAGGGAGCGGATCTACAATTTCGTCTTTGAAGAGTTTATCGAGATCAATCAGATTCAAGACCTGCCGGAAATAAAGCGAATCGACGCTAATGGCATATATTACCGCTTCAGTGTAGATAACTATCTGATTGGCATTGAAGTTACGGGGCATATCGTTAAAATCCTGCGGGTTCTGCCCAAACCTGACATTTAACGTTTGGTAATTGGTAGTCCGGAGTCCGGAGTCCCAGATCTGGGGAGATGGGGAGAGGATGAAACTCCGGAGGCGGAGCGTCTCCGGCTCCGCAAAACTCAGACGCGATTCCCAGTCATCTCTACAAAACTCAATCCCGCATTACCAATTACCGATAGGGGATTGCCTATTAATTTAAACTTGTGATGAGTAAAAACAGTGAGTAGAGACGTGCGTATGGATGCAGCTGCACTTTGGCAACGTTACCAGGATTGGCTCTATTACCACGAGGGGTTGGAATTTTACCTAGATGTCAGTCGGATGCGGTTTGACGATGCATTTGTCGCATCATTGCAGCCGAAGTTTGAGAAAGCTTTTGAGGATATGAAGGCTTTGGAGGGGGGAGCGATCGCCAACCCCGACGAAGACCGCATGGTTGGTCACTACTGGCTGCGCGACCCCGATTTAGCACCTGCTCCAGAACTAAAACAAAAAATTGTCCAAACCCTGGAACAGATTGAGGCTTTTGCCAAGCATATTCACAGCGGCGAAATCCGTCCTCCCAAAGCAAGCAAATTTACCGATATTATTTCTATTGGCATCGGTGGCTCAGCTCTAGGCCCCCAGTTCGTCGCCCAAGCCCTCGCCCCAGACTTCCCTCCTCTAGCGATCCACTTCATCGACAACACCGATCCAGCTGGCATTGACCGCGTGCTAACCAAGCTGCAAGACCGCCTTTCTAGCACTT
The sequence above is a segment of the Microcoleus sp. FACHB-831 genome. Coding sequences within it:
- a CDS encoding branched-chain amino acid ABC transporter permease — translated: MNFLVLVATSVATYALFSLGLNLQWGFTGLINFGHVAFMAIGAYTTVLLSMAGVPLILAAIVGAILAALLGLLIGLSTLRLREDYLAIVTIGVSELVRLVAQNEEWLTKGSFGVQGYPLPLSNSVGLMILSVLTVALVFWLLERLVRSPWGRVLKAIREDEQIPKALGKNIFWYKLQAFMLGGAIAGIAGSFNAWYLTTVYPNNFEPLITFNAWTIVVLGGAGNNVGTLIGAVLFSTYYEITRFVLPAIIPLDTARLAAFRIMIIGLILIILMMWRPQGMLGKKEELTLGR
- a CDS encoding cytotoxic translational repressor of toxin-antitoxin stability system; its protein translation is MKLEVRYARSFLRDLKSLEYAARERIYNFVFEEFIEINQIQDLPEIKRIDANGIYYRFSVDNYLIGIEVTGHIVKILRVLPKPDI